One Hippoglossus hippoglossus isolate fHipHip1 chromosome 5, fHipHip1.pri, whole genome shotgun sequence genomic window carries:
- the LOC117761813 gene encoding von Willebrand factor A domain-containing protein 1-like yields MHFFLLCCVFLWAMLPQSDMHTAVPATVLDCCEGDILLLLDSSGSVALYEFSHLLRFTADLLRPFSLGRGHVKVGLLQVGTSAKLVFDLNAHDSQESLQKALQHVRHLQGDTNTVAALKVAQRLLAETEESLPQILLWLTDGAQPGSVVEPMTELKERGVSVLIVSTVHGNYQVLQRAVTPPLESHLYSVDIDNIDIITEELRNAIIKILRTERLHVVHLTSHSAVLQWRPILTADRGYYELWYNSMLNTDPETRRTISGNSSRVELTNLQPDTTYTASLRPQSNQTLFDTLSVTFTTLPEVLSPAVVSVSDSSPHQIRVSWGPLQPARVQRYTVEYGAIPSGQVRTVTFHSQKNSTLLTGLDQGTQYLVTVSALHVDGKERAMSVRACTQEAAPPALADLQLTPVQPQEVQVAWKAHQEGLKGYWLKWERKNSKAPFVSSVYLSPSSHSMRLTHLSPGSQVCVSPVYSSGLGDGLCCTALHTGYI; encoded by the exons TGTTGGACTGCTGTGAAGGGGATATTCTCCTCCTGCTGGATTCTTCAGGAAGTGTAGCACTCTACGAATTCTCACACCTGCTGCGTTTCACTGCCGACCTGCTTCGGCCCTTCTCATTGGGCCGTGGACATGTGAAAGTCGGGCTGCTGCAAGTGGGCACAAGCGCAAAACTGGTGTTCGACCTGAACGCCCACGACAGTCAGGAAAGTCTACAGAAGGCCCTGCAACATGTCCGCCATCTGCAAGGAGACACCAACACTGTGGCAGCACTTAAGGTGGCCCAGCGGCTCctggcagagacagaggagagccTACCACAGATACTGCTGTGGCTGACTGATGGTGCGCAGCCTGGAAGCGTGGTCGAGCCAATGACGGAGCTGAAGGAGAGGGGAGTTTCTGTGCTGATTGTGTCCACAGTACATGGCAACTACCAGGTGTTACAACGTGCAGTGACACCTCCTCTGGAGTCCCACCTGTACTCTGTGGACATCGACAACATCGACATCATCACAGAAGAGCTGAGGAACGCCATCatca AAATCCTTCGCACAGAACGGCTGCATGTGGTTCACTTGACCTCCCACAGTGCTGTACTGCAGTGGCGTCCTATTCTGACAGCAGACAGAGGTTATTATGAGCTCTGGTATAACTCCATGTTGAATACGGACCCCGAGACCAGACGTACCATCTCAGGTAACTCCAGCCGGGTGGAGCTGACAAACCTCCAGCCTGATACCACCTACACAGCGTCTCTCCGCCCACAGTCCAATCAGACGCTGTTTGACACACTCTCTGTGACCTTCACCACACTTCCTG AGGTTTTAAGCCCGGCAGTGGTCTCCGTGTCAGACTCCAGCCCTCATCAGATCCGCGTGAGCTGGGGTCCTCTGCAGCCGGCCCGCGTCCAGAGATACACGGTGGAGTACGGAGCCATTCCGAGTGGACAAGTCCGGACTGTGACGTTTCATAGCCAGAAGAATTCTACTTTACTTACAGGCCTGGACCAGGGCACCCAATACCTGGTCACAGTCAGCGCTCTGCATgtggatggaaaagaaagagccaTGTCAGTGAGGGCATGCACTCAGGAGG cagctccgcCTGCTCTGGCCGACCTACAGCTGACCCCTGTGCAGCCTCAGGAGGTGCAGGTAGCGTGGAAGGCCCATCAGGAAGGCTTGAAAGGCTACTGGCTCaagtgggagagaaaaaactccaaAGCGCCCTTCGTCTCCTCCGTCTACCTGTCTCCCAGCTCTCATTCCATGCGGCTCACACACCTTTCCCCGGgcagccaagtgtgtgtgtctccggtCTACAGCTCGGGCCTGGGTGACGGGTTgtgctgcactgcactgcacacaGGTTACATATAA